In Aliidongia dinghuensis, one genomic interval encodes:
- the hutH gene encoding histidine ammonia-lyase: MVDGHIELVPGHLSLPQLRALYESDRPIRLAADAWSAIERSADAVGEVLAGGRATYGVNTGFGSLATTRIPAESVATLQRNLVLSHAAGTGPLVEDRLVRLILILKINSLGLGYSGIRRPTLELLIELVNRGILPCVPSQGSVGASGDLAPLAHLTLPLIGEGEVRVNGVRMPAAAALAEAGLQPVTLGAKEGLALLNGTQASTGFALAGLFAIEHVLAAGLVSGAMSVDAMLGSDAPFEARIHVVRGQIGQGLVAEKLAALLAGSEIRNSHLNCDRVQDPYSLRCQPQVMGAVLDLMSYAAGVLRREANGVSDNPLVFRNATDGTAEIVSGGNFHAEPVAFAADALAMAVAEIGSISERRMALLVDAKMSSGLPAFLVAEPGLNSGFMIAQVTSSALTAENKMLAHPASVDSLPTSANQEDHVSMAAHGARRLGRMAENAAAIVGIELLAAAQGIDFRTPLQTSPRLAEAMAAIRARVPFLDRDRIMAPDMAAASALVGEGWFRRLVPGILPSE, from the coding sequence GTGGTCGACGGTCATATCGAGCTGGTGCCGGGACATTTGTCGCTGCCGCAGCTCCGGGCACTCTACGAGAGCGACCGGCCGATCCGGCTCGCCGCGGACGCCTGGTCCGCCATCGAGCGGTCGGCGGACGCGGTCGGCGAGGTGCTGGCCGGTGGGCGCGCGACCTATGGCGTCAATACCGGCTTCGGCAGCCTCGCGACGACCCGCATCCCGGCGGAGTCCGTCGCCACCTTGCAGCGCAACCTCGTGCTGTCGCACGCCGCCGGCACCGGGCCGCTCGTCGAGGACCGGCTCGTCCGGCTCATCCTGATCCTCAAGATCAACAGCCTGGGGCTGGGATATTCCGGCATCCGCCGGCCGACGCTCGAACTGCTGATCGAGCTCGTCAATCGCGGCATCCTGCCGTGCGTGCCGTCCCAGGGCTCGGTCGGCGCCTCCGGCGACCTGGCGCCGCTCGCCCATCTGACACTGCCGCTGATCGGCGAGGGCGAGGTGCGCGTGAACGGCGTGCGCATGCCAGCTGCCGCGGCGCTCGCCGAGGCCGGGCTCCAGCCGGTGACGCTCGGCGCCAAGGAGGGGCTGGCGCTCTTGAACGGCACCCAGGCCTCGACCGGATTCGCGCTCGCCGGCCTGTTCGCGATCGAGCATGTGCTGGCGGCGGGGCTCGTCTCGGGCGCGATGTCGGTCGACGCCATGCTGGGCAGCGACGCGCCGTTCGAGGCCCGGATCCACGTGGTGCGCGGGCAGATCGGCCAGGGGCTGGTGGCGGAGAAGCTGGCGGCACTGCTCGCCGGCTCCGAGATCCGCAACTCCCATCTCAATTGCGACCGGGTGCAGGACCCCTACAGCCTGCGCTGCCAGCCACAGGTGATGGGCGCCGTGCTCGATCTCATGAGCTATGCCGCGGGCGTGCTGCGCCGCGAGGCGAACGGCGTGTCCGACAATCCGCTCGTGTTCCGCAACGCGACCGACGGCACGGCCGAGATCGTGTCGGGCGGCAATTTCCACGCCGAACCGGTCGCCTTCGCCGCCGACGCGCTCGCGATGGCAGTAGCCGAGATCGGCTCGATCTCGGAGCGGCGCATGGCGCTTCTGGTCGACGCCAAGATGTCGAGCGGCCTGCCGGCCTTCCTTGTGGCCGAGCCAGGCCTGAACTCGGGCTTCATGATCGCCCAGGTGACCTCCTCGGCCTTGACGGCCGAGAACAAGATGCTGGCCCATCCGGCGAGTGTCGACAGCCTGCCGACCTCGGCCAACCAGGAAGACCATGTCTCGATGGCGGCCCATGGCGCGCGCCGGCTCGGCCGCATGGCCGAGAATGCGGCGGCGATCGTCGGCATCGAGCTCCTGGCCGCGGCCCAGGGCATCGATTTCCGCACGCCGCTCCAGACGAGCCCGCGCCTCGCCGAGGCCATGGCGGCGATCCGGGCGCGCGTACCGTTCCTCGACCGCGACCGGATCATGGCGCCCGACATGGCTGCAGCATCGGCGCTGGTCGGCGAGGGCTGGTTTCGCCGGCTGGTGCCCGGTATTCTCCCGTCCGAATGA
- a CDS encoding 2-hydroxyacid dehydrogenase — protein sequence MKPEILVASQMPAPTMRALEENFTLHKLYEAEDQAAFLAGIKDRVRGIATSGGKGASAALMDAVPKTEIIANFGVGYDAVDVGAAKARNIAVTNTPDVLTDDVADLALALLLDAARLVSRADRFVRAGQWLKGNHPLGHAVAGKKLGIVGLGRIGAAIATRAEAFKLQVSWYGPRPKPDVKWPYVADLVALARDVDFLCVICPLTKDTHHLITREVIEALGPEGTLINVARGPVVDEPALVEALKAGKLGHAALDVFEDEPRVPEALLAMDNVVLLPHQGSATIETRTAMGQLVVDNLVAHFAGQPLLTRVA from the coding sequence ATGAAGCCCGAGATCCTGGTCGCCTCACAGATGCCGGCGCCGACGATGCGCGCGCTCGAGGAGAATTTTACCCTGCACAAGCTCTACGAGGCTGAGGATCAGGCGGCGTTTCTGGCCGGGATCAAGGATCGGGTGCGCGGCATCGCGACCTCGGGCGGCAAGGGGGCGAGTGCCGCGCTGATGGACGCCGTGCCCAAGACCGAGATCATCGCCAATTTCGGCGTCGGCTATGACGCGGTGGACGTGGGCGCGGCCAAGGCACGCAACATCGCCGTTACCAACACGCCGGACGTGCTGACCGACGACGTGGCCGACCTGGCGCTGGCCCTCTTGCTCGATGCCGCCCGGCTGGTGAGCCGGGCCGACCGCTTCGTGCGCGCGGGCCAGTGGCTGAAGGGCAATCATCCGCTCGGCCACGCGGTCGCCGGCAAGAAGCTCGGCATCGTGGGACTGGGCCGCATCGGCGCCGCCATCGCCACCCGCGCCGAGGCGTTCAAGCTCCAGGTCTCCTGGTACGGCCCGCGGCCGAAGCCGGACGTGAAATGGCCCTATGTCGCCGATCTGGTGGCGCTCGCGCGCGACGTCGATTTCCTGTGCGTCATCTGTCCCTTGACCAAGGACACGCACCATCTCATCACCCGCGAAGTGATCGAGGCGCTGGGTCCCGAAGGCACGCTCATCAACGTGGCGCGCGGGCCGGTGGTGGACGAGCCGGCGCTGGTCGAAGCGCTCAAGGCCGGCAAGCTCGGCCACGCCGCCCTCGACGTGTTCGAGGACGAGCCCCGAGTGCCGGAGGCTCTCCTCGCCATGGACAATGTCGTGCTGCTGCCGCATCAGGGCAGCGCCACGATCGAGACCCGCACGGCCATGGGCCAACTCGTGGTTGACAATCTGGTGGCGCACTTCGCAGGCCAACCGCTGCTGACGCGGGTCGCGTAG
- a CDS encoding type II toxin-antitoxin system RelE/ParE family toxin yields MPRLIWSPAALRDVARLHGFLKPKNPDAASRAVKAIRQGVRLLGTHPQAGRPAEDMPPEFREWPVGFGSGSYLVMYRYDGRDVVLLAVRHEREAGY; encoded by the coding sequence GTGCCACGACTGATCTGGTCGCCCGCCGCGCTCCGCGACGTCGCCAGATTGCATGGATTTCTCAAGCCCAAGAATCCCGATGCCGCCTCCCGCGCCGTCAAGGCGATCCGGCAGGGCGTCCGCCTGCTCGGAACCCACCCGCAGGCCGGTCGTCCCGCCGAAGACATGCCGCCGGAGTTTCGAGAGTGGCCGGTCGGCTTTGGCAGCGGCAGCTATCTCGTGATGTACCGCTACGATGGCCGTGACGTCGTGCTTCTGGCCGTCCGGCATGAAAGGGAGGCAGGGTATTAA
- a CDS encoding CopG family ribbon-helix-helix protein — MAATSTTSVKLDEETKRRVQELAKTRRRSTHWLLREAIEQYVDREERREQFRQSALAAWAEYQATGMHATADEADAWLARLESGEDAEPPPCHD; from the coding sequence ATGGCGGCGACATCGACGACGAGCGTCAAGCTTGACGAGGAAACAAAGCGTCGCGTGCAAGAACTCGCCAAGACGCGCCGTCGCTCGACGCACTGGCTCCTGCGTGAAGCGATCGAGCAGTATGTCGACCGCGAAGAACGGCGCGAGCAGTTTCGGCAGTCGGCGTTGGCAGCCTGGGCCGAATATCAGGCCACGGGAATGCACGCGACGGCCGACGAAGCCGACGCCTGGCTGGCACGCCTCGAATCCGGTGAGGACGCAGAGCCGCCGCCGTGCCACGACTGA
- a CDS encoding sugar kinase, whose product MAANLNQAGPGLKVRRERSGNAISRVVAIGECMIELSDRGQGALALGYAGDTLNTAVYLKRAAGARIAVDYLTALGDDPYSDSMLAFWQSEGIGTDSVARLPGKLPGLYMIKTDPAGERRFYYWRSAAAAKLMFEAPETFPLAEQIAAADLAIFSGITLSILSDAGRDRFFDVLTAARAQGTTIAYDGNYRPAGWPGAEAARGCFRRFLKLVDIALPSVDDEANLFGPGTARDVAARLHDLGVGEVVVKQGEAGSLISIGGAEETVPVAELVKPIDTTAAGDSFNGGYLAARLLGQSPAESARFGGRVAASVIQHRGAIIPLDATPRLEN is encoded by the coding sequence ATGGCCGCCAACCTAAACCAAGCGGGGCCGGGACTGAAAGTCCGCCGCGAGCGGAGCGGCAATGCGATTTCCCGGGTGGTCGCGATCGGCGAATGCATGATCGAGCTCAGCGACCGCGGCCAGGGCGCGCTGGCGCTCGGATATGCCGGCGATACGCTCAATACCGCCGTCTATCTGAAGCGCGCGGCCGGCGCCCGGATCGCGGTCGATTATCTGACGGCGCTCGGTGACGATCCCTACAGCGACTCGATGCTGGCCTTCTGGCAGTCGGAAGGCATCGGGACCGACTCGGTCGCACGCCTGCCGGGCAAGCTGCCCGGCCTCTACATGATCAAGACCGATCCGGCCGGCGAGCGCCGCTTCTACTACTGGCGCTCGGCCGCGGCGGCGAAGCTGATGTTCGAGGCGCCGGAGACCTTCCCGCTTGCGGAGCAAATCGCGGCGGCCGACCTCGCGATCTTTTCCGGCATCACGCTCTCGATCTTGTCGGACGCCGGGCGCGACCGGTTCTTCGACGTCCTGACGGCGGCACGCGCCCAAGGCACGACCATCGCCTATGACGGCAACTACCGGCCAGCGGGCTGGCCGGGCGCCGAGGCGGCGCGCGGCTGCTTCCGGCGCTTCCTGAAGCTGGTCGACATCGCGCTCCCTTCGGTCGACGACGAGGCGAACCTGTTCGGCCCCGGCACCGCGCGCGACGTCGCCGCCCGGCTCCATGACCTGGGCGTCGGCGAGGTCGTGGTGAAGCAGGGCGAGGCCGGCAGCCTGATCTCGATTGGCGGTGCCGAGGAGACCGTGCCGGTCGCCGAGCTGGTGAAGCCGATCGACACGACCGCCGCCGGCGACTCGTTCAACGGCGGCTATCTCGCCGCCCGCCTACTGGGGCAAAGCCCGGCGGAATCAGCCCGCTTCGGCGGCCGCGTCGCCGCCTCGGTCATCCAGCACCGGGGGGCCATCATCCCGCTCGACGCGACGCCGCGGCTTGAAAATTAA
- the eda gene encoding bifunctional 4-hydroxy-2-oxoglutarate aldolase/2-dehydro-3-deoxy-phosphogluconate aldolase, with protein MPQPFDHTPVIPVLTIERVEDAIPLATALIEGGLNALEVTLRTPSALGVIEKIARDLPHALVGAGTVLRTADVTAAKNAGAKFLVSPGLTQSLAAAGIASGLPYLPGAVTPSEVMIAREFGFSFLKFFPAKEYGGVAMLKAWAPIFPGIEFCPTGGVSEANAAEYLALPNVPVVGGTWVANAEAIRSGDWAGIRERALRASKLRPPR; from the coding sequence ATGCCCCAGCCGTTCGATCATACGCCGGTTATTCCGGTCCTGACCATCGAGCGGGTGGAGGATGCCATCCCGCTCGCGACCGCGCTCATCGAAGGCGGGCTCAACGCGCTCGAGGTGACCCTGCGCACGCCGAGCGCGCTCGGCGTGATCGAGAAGATCGCCCGCGACCTGCCGCATGCCCTGGTCGGCGCCGGCACGGTGCTGCGCACCGCCGACGTGACAGCGGCCAAGAATGCCGGCGCCAAGTTCCTGGTGAGCCCGGGCCTGACCCAGAGCCTCGCCGCGGCCGGCATCGCCTCGGGCCTGCCGTACCTGCCGGGCGCCGTCACGCCGAGCGAGGTCATGATCGCCCGCGAATTCGGCTTCTCGTTCCTGAAATTCTTCCCGGCCAAGGAGTATGGCGGCGTCGCCATGCTGAAGGCTTGGGCCCCGATCTTCCCCGGCATCGAGTTCTGCCCGACCGGCGGCGTCAGCGAGGCGAACGCCGCCGAGTACCTGGCGCTGCCGAACGTGCCGGTCGTCGGCGGCACCTGGGTCGCCAATGCCGAGGCGATTCGCAGCGGCGACTGGGCCGGCATCCGCGAGCGGGCCCTGCGCGCGTCGAAGCTGCGGCCGCCCCGGTAA
- a CDS encoding SDR family NAD(P)-dependent oxidoreductase produces MNRIDLNGRRAIVTGGARGIGLAVAERFAASGARVAIWDRDGAVAAAEAERIGQFGVAVDVADPDAIAAALEHSERAIGPTDILVTSAGITGPNRPVDDYPVEDWRRVLDVDLTGPFLCSRAVIPGMRRRDYGRIVHIASIAGKEGNPNAAAYSAAKAGVISLTKSLGKELAQTGIRVNCVTPAAIKTEIFAQMTEQHIQYMLSKIPMGRFGLVTEIAAMIAWLASEECSFSTGAVFDLSGGRAVY; encoded by the coding sequence ATGAACCGGATCGATTTGAACGGGCGACGGGCGATCGTCACCGGTGGGGCGCGCGGCATCGGACTTGCGGTGGCTGAGCGTTTCGCCGCATCCGGCGCGCGGGTCGCGATTTGGGACCGTGACGGGGCGGTCGCTGCGGCTGAGGCCGAACGGATCGGCCAGTTCGGCGTCGCCGTCGACGTGGCCGATCCGGACGCGATCGCCGCGGCACTGGAACACAGCGAACGGGCAATCGGCCCGACCGATATCCTGGTCACGAGCGCCGGCATCACCGGCCCGAACCGGCCGGTTGATGACTATCCCGTCGAGGATTGGCGCCGGGTGCTCGACGTCGACCTGACCGGCCCGTTCCTGTGCTCGCGCGCCGTCATCCCCGGCATGCGCCGCCGCGACTATGGCCGGATCGTCCATATCGCCTCCATCGCCGGCAAGGAGGGCAATCCGAACGCCGCCGCCTATTCGGCGGCCAAGGCGGGCGTCATCTCGCTCACCAAATCCTTGGGCAAGGAGCTGGCGCAGACCGGCATCCGCGTCAATTGCGTGACGCCGGCCGCGATCAAGACCGAGATCTTCGCCCAGATGACCGAGCAGCATATCCAGTACATGCTGTCGAAGATCCCGATGGGCCGATTCGGGCTCGTGACCGAGATCGCCGCGATGATCGCCTGGCTCGCGTCCGAGGAATGCTCGTTCTCGACCGGCGCGGTCTTCGATCTGTCGGGCGGCCGCGCGGTCTATTAG
- a CDS encoding ABC transporter ATP-binding protein, whose translation MASVGIRGVKKQFGSVQIIHGVDIDIADEEFVVLVGPSGCGKSTLLRMIAGLEQISGGEISIGGTVVNSLPPKERDIAMVFQNYALYPHMTVYDNMAFSMKLRDAGKTEIDSRVQQAAEILSLKPYLDRYPRQLSGGQRQRVAMGRAIVRDPKVFLFDEPLSNLDAKLRVQMRTEIKALHQRLRTTSIYVTHDQVEAMTMADRIVVMHDGVVEQIGSPLELYDFPANQFVAGFIGSPAMNFLPGTLRRAAGTAWVDSAGGVRLPLPPIAGGRDGQPVVYGIRPEHLTLDAAGVAAAVSVVEPTGADTFVYAEIGGVPICATFDERHEFHPGEPIALAPRLDAVHLFDAATGTKVAASA comes from the coding sequence ATGGCATCGGTCGGCATTCGCGGCGTCAAGAAGCAGTTCGGTTCGGTCCAGATCATCCACGGAGTCGACATCGACATCGCGGACGAGGAATTCGTCGTGCTCGTCGGCCCGTCGGGCTGCGGCAAATCGACCCTGCTGCGCATGATTGCCGGCCTGGAGCAGATCAGCGGCGGCGAGATCTCGATCGGCGGCACGGTGGTGAACAGCCTGCCGCCCAAGGAACGGGACATCGCGATGGTGTTCCAGAACTACGCGCTCTACCCGCACATGACGGTCTACGACAACATGGCGTTCAGCATGAAGCTGCGCGATGCGGGCAAGACCGAGATCGACAGCCGGGTCCAGCAGGCAGCGGAGATCCTCAGCCTCAAGCCCTATCTCGACCGGTATCCGCGGCAATTGTCGGGCGGGCAGCGCCAGCGCGTCGCCATGGGCCGGGCGATCGTGCGCGATCCCAAGGTGTTCCTGTTCGACGAGCCGCTGTCGAACCTCGACGCGAAGCTGCGCGTGCAGATGCGCACCGAGATCAAGGCGCTGCACCAGCGGCTCCGCACGACATCGATCTATGTCACCCACGACCAGGTCGAGGCCATGACCATGGCCGACCGGATTGTCGTCATGCACGATGGCGTCGTCGAGCAGATCGGCTCGCCGCTCGAGCTCTATGACTTCCCGGCCAACCAGTTCGTGGCCGGCTTCATCGGCTCGCCGGCGATGAATTTCCTGCCCGGCACGCTCCGGCGCGCCGCCGGCACCGCCTGGGTCGACAGTGCCGGCGGCGTGCGGCTGCCGCTGCCGCCCATCGCCGGCGGGCGGGACGGCCAGCCGGTCGTCTACGGCATCCGGCCCGAGCACCTGACGCTCGATGCGGCCGGTGTTGCCGCCGCCGTGTCGGTGGTGGAGCCGACCGGTGCCGACACCTTCGTCTATGCCGAGATCGGCGGCGTGCCGATCTGCGCCACGTTCGACGAGCGCCACGAGTTTCACCCCGGAGAACCGATCGCGCTCGCCCCGCGGCTTGACGCGGTCCATCTGTTCGACGCGGCCACGGGGACCAAGGTCGCCGCTTCGGCCTGA
- a CDS encoding ABC transporter substrate-binding protein translates to MTDITRRDAIKIGAAAALTAGAAGLVGGADAQAQTAFALKPEAGASLKVLRWKRFVQGDEDVWLANSKKYAETTGVQVRVDSENWEDVRPKAAVAANVGSGPDIIITTNDDAQKFPGKLLDVSDLADYLGGKYSGWYPVCDRYSKRDGKWIGIPMGCAGNALVYRKSHIQKAGFEEIPKDLPGFLKLCQGLKKNGTPAGFALGHATGDANCWTHWCLWAHGAKLVDENNHVTLDSPETVAALEYAKQLYPTFIDGTLSWLDPSNNKAFLAGECSLTSNGISIYYAAKTSTDPAQKAMAEDIYHSNFPIGKPGIPTEQNLFFNMVIFKYSKYPNAAKDYLRFMMEQEQYLPWQTASIGYVAHPLAAYASNPFWTEDPKATPYRDAVKVMRDTGYAGALGAESAQCMADFLIVDMFAKACTGAVSPAEAAKQAHEQAKRIYKA, encoded by the coding sequence ATGACGGACATCACGAGACGAGATGCCATCAAGATCGGTGCCGCGGCGGCGTTGACCGCGGGGGCGGCGGGCCTGGTCGGCGGCGCTGATGCGCAGGCCCAGACGGCCTTCGCGCTGAAGCCGGAGGCTGGCGCCTCGCTCAAGGTCTTGCGCTGGAAGCGCTTTGTGCAAGGCGACGAAGACGTCTGGCTCGCCAACAGCAAGAAATACGCCGAGACGACCGGCGTGCAGGTCCGCGTCGACAGCGAGAACTGGGAGGACGTGCGTCCGAAGGCCGCCGTCGCCGCCAATGTCGGCAGCGGCCCGGACATCATCATCACGACGAACGACGACGCCCAGAAATTCCCGGGCAAGCTCCTGGACGTGAGCGACCTTGCTGACTACCTGGGCGGCAAGTACAGCGGCTGGTATCCGGTCTGTGATCGCTATTCCAAGCGCGACGGCAAGTGGATCGGCATTCCGATGGGCTGCGCCGGCAATGCGCTCGTCTATCGCAAGAGCCATATCCAGAAGGCCGGGTTCGAGGAGATCCCGAAGGATCTGCCGGGCTTCCTGAAGCTCTGCCAGGGCCTGAAGAAGAACGGCACGCCGGCGGGCTTCGCGCTGGGTCATGCCACGGGGGACGCCAACTGCTGGACGCACTGGTGCCTGTGGGCCCACGGCGCCAAGCTGGTCGACGAGAATAACCACGTGACACTCGACAGCCCTGAGACCGTGGCGGCGCTCGAATATGCGAAGCAGCTCTACCCGACGTTCATCGACGGCACGCTGAGCTGGCTCGACCCGTCCAACAACAAGGCGTTCCTGGCCGGCGAGTGCAGCCTGACCTCGAACGGCATCTCGATCTACTACGCGGCCAAGACCTCGACCGATCCGGCGCAGAAGGCGATGGCCGAGGACATCTACCACTCGAACTTCCCGATCGGTAAGCCCGGCATCCCGACCGAGCAGAACCTGTTCTTCAACATGGTGATCTTCAAATATTCGAAGTATCCCAACGCGGCGAAGGACTATCTGCGCTTCATGATGGAGCAGGAGCAGTATCTGCCCTGGCAGACGGCCTCGATCGGTTACGTTGCCCATCCGCTGGCGGCCTACGCCTCGAACCCGTTCTGGACTGAAGACCCGAAGGCGACGCCTTACCGCGACGCGGTCAAGGTCATGCGCGACACGGGCTATGCCGGCGCGCTTGGCGCCGAATCGGCGCAGTGCATGGCCGACTTCCTGATCGTCGACATGTTCGCCAAGGCCTGCACCGGCGCCGTGTCGCCCGCCGAGGCGGCGAAGCAGGCGCACGAGCAGGCGAAGCGGATCTACAAGGCGTGA
- a CDS encoding carbohydrate ABC transporter permease — MTVVSEGVGGRAGRRQGLLAVIADSSDLLGWLFMVPAAALLLVFLAYPLVLGIWLGLTDATLGDPGHFTGFDNFLTLFSDDVYWLSVFNTIVYTVVASAAKFLLGLWLAMLLNEHVPFKAFIRAIVLLPWIVPTVLSAIAFWWIYDAQFSIVSWALKSMGLIHSNIDFLGDPTNARISVIIANVWRGIPFVAISLLAGLQTIPASLYEAATLDGASGWQRFRFITLPMLTPIIAVVMTFSVLFTFTDFQLIYVLTRGGPINATHLMATLAFQRAIPGGQLGQGAALATSMIPFLVAAVMFSYFGLQRRKWQQGGRD; from the coding sequence ATGACGGTCGTATCGGAAGGGGTGGGCGGACGGGCCGGCCGCCGGCAGGGGTTGCTCGCGGTCATTGCCGACAGCAGCGATCTGCTCGGCTGGCTGTTCATGGTGCCGGCCGCAGCCCTGCTGCTCGTTTTCCTGGCCTATCCGCTGGTGCTCGGCATCTGGCTGGGCCTGACCGACGCAACGCTGGGCGACCCTGGCCATTTTACCGGGTTCGATAATTTTCTTACGCTCTTCAGCGACGACGTCTATTGGCTGAGCGTGTTCAACACGATCGTCTATACGGTCGTCGCCAGCGCCGCCAAATTCCTCTTGGGCCTGTGGCTCGCCATGCTGCTGAACGAGCATGTGCCGTTCAAGGCCTTCATCCGCGCCATCGTGCTGCTGCCCTGGATCGTGCCGACGGTGCTGTCGGCGATCGCGTTCTGGTGGATCTACGACGCCCAGTTCTCGATCGTGTCCTGGGCCTTGAAATCCATGGGGCTTATCCACAGCAACATCGATTTCCTGGGCGACCCGACGAACGCCCGCATCTCGGTCATCATCGCCAATGTCTGGCGCGGCATCCCGTTCGTCGCGATCTCGTTGCTCGCCGGCCTGCAGACCATCCCGGCCTCGCTCTACGAGGCGGCGACGCTCGACGGTGCTTCCGGCTGGCAGCGCTTCCGCTTCATCACGCTACCGATGCTGACGCCGATCATCGCGGTCGTCATGACCTTCTCGGTGCTGTTCACCTTCACTGACTTCCAGCTGATCTACGTGCTGACGCGCGGCGGGCCGATCAATGCGACCCACCTGATGGCGACGCTCGCGTTCCAGCGCGCCATTCCGGGCGGCCAGCTGGGGCAGGGGGCAGCACTCGCCACCTCAATGATCCCGTTCCTGGTCGCTGCCGTCATGTTCAGCTATTTCGGCCTGCAACGCCGCAAGTGGCAACAGGGCGGACGCGACTAG
- a CDS encoding carbohydrate ABC transporter permease: protein MARTLADQAGGMNYLVSTPRKVVTVYLPLAIFLFVLLFPFYWMAITSIKSNDELYDTSHGSPFWVIKPTLQHYYHLLFETEYPAWMWNTIIVSVVSTFLSLFASVLAAYAIERLRYRGARTVGLAIFLAYLVPPSILFLPLAFMVLQFDMFDSKFALMLTYPTFLIPFCTWLLMGYFKSIPYELEECALIDGASRWQILVKIILPLAVPGLISAGIFGFTLSWNEFIYALTFISSSENKTIPIGVVTELVEGDVYHWGPLMAGALLGSLPVAILYSFFVEHYVSSMTGAVKE, encoded by the coding sequence ATGGCCCGTACCCTCGCCGACCAGGCTGGTGGCATGAACTATCTGGTGTCGACCCCGCGCAAGGTCGTCACCGTCTATCTGCCGCTCGCGATCTTTCTCTTCGTGCTGCTGTTCCCGTTCTACTGGATGGCGATCACCTCGATCAAAAGCAACGATGAGCTCTACGACACGAGCCACGGCAGCCCGTTCTGGGTGATCAAGCCAACCCTGCAGCACTATTACCACCTGCTGTTTGAGACCGAATATCCAGCCTGGATGTGGAACACGATCATCGTGTCGGTCGTGTCGACCTTCCTGTCGCTGTTCGCCTCGGTGCTGGCTGCCTACGCGATCGAGCGGCTGCGCTACAGGGGTGCCAGGACGGTGGGCCTGGCGATCTTCCTCGCCTATTTGGTGCCGCCGTCGATCCTGTTTCTGCCGCTCGCCTTCATGGTGCTGCAGTTCGACATGTTCGACAGCAAGTTCGCTTTGATGCTGACCTACCCGACGTTCCTCATCCCATTTTGCACCTGGCTGCTCATGGGGTACTTCAAGTCGATCCCCTACGAGCTTGAGGAATGCGCGCTGATCGACGGCGCCTCGCGCTGGCAGATCCTGGTCAAGATCATCCTGCCGCTCGCCGTGCCCGGCCTGATCTCGGCCGGCATCTTCGGCTTCACCTTAAGCTGGAACGAGTTCATCTACGCGCTCACCTTCATCTCGTCGTCGGAGAACAAGACGATCCCGATCGGCGTCGTGACCGAGCTGGTCGAGGGCGACGTCTATCATTGGGGGCCGCTCATGGCCGGGGCGCTGCTGGGCTCGCTGCCGGTCGCGATCCTCTATTCCTTCTTCGTCGAGCACTACGTCTCGAGCATGACGGGGGCAGTCAAGGAATAG
- a CDS encoding aminoglycoside N(3)-acetyltransferase has protein sequence MQQIIAETDRPRTRASLAADLAALGVAPGQLVMLHVSLRALGFVVGGAMTLLDAVLDRLGPDGTLMMPAHSADLSDPGQWAAPPVPAGWVEEIRAAMPAYDPARTPTWGLGAVAELFRTWPGVMRSNHPAASVAARGPLAAEIVGRHPLDDPHGEASPLARAYDRDVKLLLLGVGWNRATLLHLAERRAWPDAAPVSAGAPITRDGRRVWQTYRDYDSDPERFAAVGEALAGDVVRGKVGSAAAILVDGRTAVDTAVRVLARS, from the coding sequence TTGCAGCAGATCATCGCGGAGACCGACCGGCCGCGGACGCGGGCGAGCCTTGCCGCCGATCTCGCGGCGCTCGGCGTGGCCCCGGGGCAGCTCGTCATGCTCCATGTCTCGCTGCGCGCGCTCGGCTTCGTCGTCGGCGGTGCCATGACCCTGCTCGATGCCGTGCTCGATCGGCTGGGGCCTGACGGCACGCTGATGATGCCGGCGCATTCGGCCGATCTCAGCGACCCGGGCCAATGGGCGGCACCACCGGTGCCGGCGGGCTGGGTCGAGGAGATCCGCGCCGCAATGCCGGCGTACGATCCCGCCCGCACACCGACATGGGGGCTGGGTGCGGTGGCGGAGCTGTTCCGGACCTGGCCGGGCGTGATGCGCAGCAACCATCCGGCAGCCTCGGTGGCGGCGCGCGGCCCGCTGGCGGCGGAAATCGTCGGCCGCCATCCGCTCGATGATCCCCATGGCGAGGCGTCGCCGCTCGCCCGGGCCTACGACCGCGACGTCAAGCTCCTGCTGCTGGGCGTCGGCTGGAATCGAGCGACGCTCTTGCACTTGGCGGAGCGCCGGGCCTGGCCCGATGCGGCCCCCGTATCGGCCGGCGCCCCGATAACGCGCGACGGGCGCCGGGTCTGGCAAACCTATCGCGATTACGACAGCGATCCGGAGCGGTTTGCTGCCGTGGGCGAGGCGCTGGCGGGCGACGTTGTCCGCGGCAAGGTCGGCTCGGCGGCGGCGATCCTGGTCGATGGCCGCACCGCCGTCGACACCGCGGTCAGGGTTCTGGCGCGATCCTGA